A window of Blastomonas sp. SL216 contains these coding sequences:
- a CDS encoding FemAB family PEP-CTERM system-associated protein, which translates to MLHFAPPMLAQPLVRVAILADPQERARISAWLDAHEAATAFHRLAWGEAIAAATGHDLLALIAEDAAGAISGYLPLHVVHSPLFGRAIVSAGFAVDGGIIADDAASAAMLAQAAWQLCERYSAPTLELRGGLLPDDPSWTIKSNAHAGFAADLVADGPDADQKQLEWIPRKQRAEVRKGLANAMTVRTGTGALDRQQHYAIYATSVRNLGTPVFPRALFDAVLDAFGDDADILTVLHDDVPVASVLSLYHRGAVMPYWGGGVWEARGLRANDVMYYALMNHARRKGCTRFDFGRSKVDSGAFAFKKNWGFEPAPLSYAVRTADGQPPRDVNPLSPKYRMQIALWQRLPLGIANRLGPWIANGLG; encoded by the coding sequence ATGCTGCATTTTGCTCCGCCGATGCTCGCGCAGCCTCTGGTTCGCGTCGCAATACTTGCCGATCCGCAGGAGCGTGCACGGATTTCCGCTTGGCTGGATGCGCACGAAGCCGCGACCGCCTTTCACAGGCTGGCCTGGGGCGAGGCGATTGCCGCTGCTACCGGACATGACCTGCTGGCCCTGATCGCAGAGGATGCAGCCGGCGCGATCAGCGGATATCTGCCGCTGCATGTCGTGCATTCGCCGCTGTTCGGGCGTGCGATCGTCTCTGCGGGCTTTGCCGTGGATGGCGGCATCATCGCCGATGATGCGGCGAGCGCGGCGATGCTGGCGCAGGCCGCGTGGCAGCTGTGCGAACGCTACAGCGCGCCGACGCTGGAATTGCGCGGTGGCTTGCTGCCCGACGATCCCAGCTGGACGATCAAGTCGAACGCGCATGCGGGCTTTGCTGCCGATCTTGTCGCCGATGGCCCCGATGCCGATCAGAAGCAGCTCGAATGGATCCCGCGCAAGCAGCGTGCCGAGGTGCGCAAGGGCCTGGCCAACGCGATGACGGTGCGCACCGGCACGGGCGCGCTCGACCGGCAGCAGCATTATGCCATCTATGCAACGAGCGTCCGTAATCTCGGAACGCCGGTCTTCCCGCGCGCGCTGTTCGATGCCGTGCTCGATGCATTCGGCGACGATGCGGATATCCTGACCGTGCTGCACGACGATGTGCCTGTGGCCAGCGTACTCAGCCTTTATCATCGCGGCGCCGTAATGCCCTATTGGGGCGGCGGGGTCTGGGAAGCGCGCGGCCTGCGCGCCAATGACGTGATGTATTATGCGCTGATGAACCATGCGCGCCGCAAGGGCTGCACGCGGTTCGATTTCGGCCGGTCGAAGGTCGATAGCGGGGCGTTTGCGTTCAAGAAGAACTGGGGTTTCGAGCCTGCACCGCTCAGCTATGCGGTGCGCACCGCCGACGGCCAGCCGCCGCGTGACGTCAACCCGCTCAGCCCCAAATACCGGATGCAGATCGCTCTTTGGCAGCGCCTGCCGCTGGGCATCGCCAACCGGCTCGGCCCCTGGATCGCCAACGGACTGGGCTGA
- a CDS encoding amidotransferase 1, exosortase A system-associated, with protein sequence MCGIAGIFHLETAKPVDPARIRLMTDAMLHRGPDGNGCWTAPGVGLGHLRLSIIDLEGSAQPMLSADEADVLTFNGEIYNFQEVRAELSAMGHQFRTSGDTEVILAAWRQWGERCLERLNGMFAFAIFDQRQQRLLMARDRLGVKPLHYASLPDGSVIFASELKGLLAHPALRRAPDLLAVDDYLAFGYVPDHRCFVSGVKKLPAGHYLMLERGKPLPEPVRYWDVDFSRRARGSVADLQAELLHHMREAVASRMVADVPLGAFLSGGVDSSTVVALMAERSSQAVKTCSIGFDVAALDESDYARRIAERFATDHRTRTVSPDDIAIIDQVAAQFDEPFADASMLPTFRVCQLARESVTVALSGDGADEAMAGYRRHVFHHGEERVRSLLPQGLRGPVFGALGALYPKADWAPRPLRAKSTLLSLARSGAEGYADAVGVTGHAMRQSLYSDSQRQGLGGYRAEDHMIALMENAPARSGLDAAQYADMKLWLPGDILTKVDRTSMAVSLEAREPLLDYRLIEFSASLPEAMRVSGGQGKWLMKRAMRGTLPDDILYRPKMGFVSPIAQWFRGPLADQARQIASGSALARSGWFNTARLSEIAEAHIAGRSDNARLLWQLWMLDKAIDRVF encoded by the coding sequence ATGTGCGGTATTGCTGGCATTTTCCATCTCGAGACCGCCAAGCCGGTCGATCCGGCGCGCATCCGGTTGATGACCGATGCGATGCTGCACCGCGGCCCTGACGGAAACGGGTGCTGGACCGCGCCGGGCGTGGGGCTGGGCCATCTGCGGCTGTCGATCATCGATCTGGAAGGCAGCGCGCAGCCGATGCTCAGCGCCGACGAGGCCGATGTGCTGACCTTCAACGGCGAGATCTACAATTTCCAGGAGGTCCGCGCAGAGCTGAGCGCGATGGGCCATCAGTTCCGCACCTCGGGCGATACCGAGGTGATCCTGGCCGCCTGGCGGCAATGGGGTGAACGCTGCCTGGAGAGGCTGAACGGCATGTTCGCCTTTGCGATCTTCGATCAGCGCCAGCAGCGGCTGTTAATGGCGCGCGACCGGCTGGGGGTGAAGCCGCTCCATTATGCCAGCCTGCCCGATGGCAGCGTGATCTTCGCGTCCGAGCTCAAGGGCCTGCTCGCGCATCCGGCGCTGCGCCGTGCGCCAGACCTGCTGGCGGTCGATGACTATCTGGCCTTTGGCTATGTGCCCGACCATCGGTGCTTCGTCAGCGGGGTGAAGAAGCTGCCCGCCGGCCATTATCTGATGCTGGAGCGGGGCAAGCCCTTGCCCGAGCCGGTACGCTATTGGGACGTCGATTTCTCGCGCCGTGCCAGGGGGTCGGTGGCTGATCTGCAGGCCGAATTGCTGCACCATATGCGCGAGGCCGTGGCTTCGCGGATGGTGGCGGACGTGCCGCTGGGCGCATTCCTGTCGGGCGGCGTGGACTCCTCGACCGTCGTGGCGCTGATGGCCGAGCGCAGCAGCCAGGCGGTGAAGACCTGCAGCATCGGCTTTGACGTCGCCGCGCTGGACGAGAGCGATTACGCGCGCCGCATCGCCGAGCGCTTCGCCACCGATCATCGCACGCGGACCGTGTCGCCCGACGATATCGCGATCATCGACCAGGTCGCCGCGCAGTTCGACGAGCCCTTTGCCGACGCATCGATGCTGCCCACCTTCCGCGTCTGCCAGCTGGCGCGCGAAAGCGTGACGGTCGCGCTGTCAGGCGATGGCGCGGACGAGGCGATGGCGGGCTATCGCCGCCATGTGTTCCACCATGGCGAGGAACGGGTGCGCAGCCTGTTGCCGCAGGGCTTGCGTGGTCCGGTGTTCGGAGCACTGGGCGCGCTGTACCCCAAGGCGGATTGGGCACCGCGCCCGCTGCGCGCGAAATCGACATTGCTGTCGCTCGCGCGGTCGGGGGCGGAAGGCTATGCCGATGCGGTCGGCGTGACCGGCCATGCGATGCGGCAATCGCTCTATTCGGACAGCCAGCGCCAGGGCCTTGGCGGCTATCGCGCCGAAGATCACATGATCGCGCTGATGGAAAATGCGCCCGCGCGATCGGGCCTCGATGCTGCGCAATATGCCGATATGAAGCTGTGGCTGCCCGGCGATATCCTGACCAAGGTCGATCGCACCAGCATGGCGGTCAGCCTGGAAGCGCGCGAGCCGCTGCTCGATTACCGGCTGATCGAGTTCAGCGCCTCTTTGCCCGAAGCCATGCGCGTGAGCGGCGGGCAGGGCAAATGGCTGATGAAGCGCGCGATGCGCGGCACCTTGCCCGACGATATTCTCTATCGCCCGAAAATGGGTTTTGTCAGCCCGATCGCGCAATGGTTTCGCGGGCCGCTCGCCGATCAGGCGCGGCAGATCGCCAGCGGTTCGGCGCTGGCGCGCAGCGGATGGTTCAACACCGCGCGGCTCAGCGAGATCGC
- a CDS encoding TIGR03087 family PEP-CTERM/XrtA system glycosyltransferase, producing the protein MGELLFLAHRIPFPPDRGDKIRSHALLKALAARSPVHVATFGETDADMAAEEELAATAASHILVQRTISNVRAGLQALSVGLPVSLVAFDSDLIRRYVGRLIATRPIDTIFVFSGQMAQFIPESFAGRVVIDFVDMDSAKFAAYARGSLSPMRLVNAREARLLGAFERAMARRAHLSLFCSPNEVAEFRLGLGEQNVRVDAVVNGIDTVFYDPQGVKPAVYAGAPGPHIVFTGQMDYAPNVDAVVHFAEAVLPSVQQRFPQACFHIVGRNPAPAVQALQGRAGLDVVGAVDDIRPWIASADMVVAPLRIARGIQNKVLEAMAMARPVIASAAAAEGIEARSGGHFLVAASDEAMVEALCALAADPARAKAIGEAGRAHMLAHYQWDARLAPLLQWLDQPPALVPSEA; encoded by the coding sequence ATGGGCGAACTGCTCTTCCTGGCGCATCGCATTCCCTTTCCGCCCGACCGGGGGGACAAGATCCGCTCGCATGCCCTGCTCAAGGCGCTCGCCGCGCGCTCGCCGGTTCATGTTGCGACCTTTGGCGAGACCGATGCCGATATGGCGGCAGAGGAAGAGCTCGCCGCGACCGCAGCGAGCCATATCCTGGTGCAGCGGACGATATCGAACGTGCGCGCCGGGCTGCAGGCACTGTCCGTCGGGCTGCCGGTCTCGCTGGTGGCATTCGATAGCGACCTGATCCGGCGCTATGTCGGACGCCTGATCGCGACGCGGCCGATCGACACGATCTTCGTGTTTTCCGGCCAGATGGCGCAGTTCATTCCTGAAAGCTTTGCCGGGCGCGTGGTCATCGATTTCGTCGACATGGATTCGGCCAAGTTTGCCGCCTATGCGCGAGGCTCGCTGAGCCCGATGAGACTGGTCAATGCGCGCGAGGCGCGGCTGCTGGGCGCGTTCGAGCGGGCGATGGCGCGGCGCGCGCATCTCAGCCTGTTCTGCAGCCCCAATGAGGTGGCCGAATTCCGGCTGGGCCTGGGCGAGCAGAATGTGCGGGTGGATGCGGTGGTCAACGGCATCGATACGGTGTTCTACGATCCGCAGGGCGTCAAGCCGGCCGTCTATGCCGGCGCGCCCGGGCCGCATATCGTGTTCACCGGACAGATGGATTATGCCCCCAATGTCGATGCGGTGGTGCACTTTGCAGAGGCTGTTCTGCCGAGCGTACAGCAACGGTTTCCGCAGGCCTGTTTCCATATAGTCGGGCGCAATCCCGCGCCGGCGGTACAGGCGCTGCAGGGCAGGGCCGGGCTTGATGTCGTCGGTGCGGTCGATGATATCCGCCCATGGATCGCGTCGGCGGACATGGTGGTCGCGCCGCTGCGCATCGCGCGCGGCATCCAGAACAAGGTGCTTGAGGCCATGGCGATGGCCCGCCCGGTCATTGCCTCTGCCGCAGCCGCCGAAGGTATCGAGGCGCGGTCGGGCGGGCATTTTCTGGTCGCAGCCAGCGATGAGGCCATGGTCGAGGCGCTGTGTGCGCTCGCTGCCGATCCCGCGCGCGCAAAGGCGATCGGAGAGGCCGGGCGCGCGCACATGCTGGCGCATTATCAATGGGATGCCCGGCTCGCACCGCTGCTGCAATGGCTCGACCAGCCGCCCGCCCTGGTGCCGAGCGAAGCCTGA
- the xrtA gene encoding exosortase A, with the protein MASLAADIPDTAEPQPLSPAWRSALIRLGIAWAVILAVFARDAADMVMIWWDSSTFNHILLIPFILGWLVIQRAEELKRITPSLWWPGLLVMAAAAGGWVLGEAAGVALARHLALVMFLQGSTLALLGPHVGRALMFPLGYAFFLVPVGEELVPPLQTITADISMALLGLSGIPAHIEGVFISTPTALFRVAEACSGVKFLVAMVAYGVLVANVCFNSWPRRIGIVALSIVIPILANGVRAFGTIYIADLYGLDFAAGFDHVFYGWIFFAVVLILVMAIGWRFFDRQVSDPFIAPALAQTLATGSRSVARQGRGVIIGAALLLAAPLGWALLGLPDAAPLPQRDSLPEIAGWQRAPYAPATAWTPRATGSDRRWIASYVRDGQRVDVYAALFDGQSEGREITGYGQGALDPDGTWSWVEQGQPIANGRADIITGPGRLVRDVATFYRVGDVVSGSNLAIRLESLKARLLRQSQPAMILIVSAERRDDLSARPAIDALLRDAGGARRLSETILVGR; encoded by the coding sequence ATGGCAAGCCTGGCCGCAGACATTCCCGATACCGCCGAACCGCAGCCGCTCAGCCCCGCCTGGCGTTCGGCGCTGATCCGGCTGGGCATTGCCTGGGCGGTGATCCTCGCCGTGTTCGCACGCGATGCGGCGGATATGGTGATGATCTGGTGGGACAGTTCCACCTTCAACCACATCCTGCTGATCCCCTTCATCCTGGGCTGGCTGGTGATACAGCGTGCAGAGGAACTGAAGCGCATCACGCCTTCGCTCTGGTGGCCGGGCCTGCTGGTGATGGCCGCAGCGGCTGGCGGCTGGGTGCTGGGCGAGGCTGCCGGGGTTGCGCTGGCGCGGCATCTGGCATTGGTCATGTTCCTGCAGGGCAGCACCCTCGCGTTGCTCGGCCCGCATGTCGGCCGCGCACTGATGTTTCCGCTCGGCTATGCGTTCTTTCTGGTTCCGGTGGGCGAGGAGCTGGTCCCGCCATTGCAGACCATTACCGCCGACATATCGATGGCGCTGCTCGGCCTGAGCGGCATCCCTGCGCATATCGAGGGGGTGTTCATTTCCACCCCCACGGCGCTTTTCCGCGTGGCAGAGGCCTGTTCGGGCGTAAAATTCCTGGTCGCGATGGTCGCTTATGGCGTGCTGGTCGCCAATGTCTGCTTCAACAGCTGGCCGCGCCGCATCGGCATCGTTGCGCTGTCGATCGTGATCCCGATCCTGGCCAATGGCGTTCGCGCCTTCGGCACCATCTATATCGCCGACCTGTACGGGCTCGATTTTGCCGCCGGGTTTGATCATGTCTTCTATGGCTGGATATTCTTTGCCGTGGTGCTCATCCTGGTGATGGCGATCGGCTGGCGCTTCTTCGACCGGCAGGTGAGCGATCCGTTCATCGCACCGGCACTGGCGCAAACGCTCGCCACCGGATCGCGCAGCGTCGCGCGGCAGGGCCGGGGCGTGATTATCGGCGCGGCCTTGCTGCTCGCCGCGCCGCTGGGCTGGGCGCTGCTCGGGCTGCCCGATGCAGCCCCGCTTCCGCAGCGTGACAGCCTGCCCGAGATCGCAGGCTGGCAGCGCGCGCCCTATGCTCCCGCAACCGCCTGGACGCCGCGCGCCACGGGCAGCGATCGGCGCTGGATCGCCAGCTATGTCCGCGATGGCCAGCGCGTCGATGTCTATGCGGCGCTGTTCGATGGCCAGTCCGAGGGGCGCGAGATCACCGGCTATGGCCAGGGCGCGCTCGATCCCGATGGCACCTGGTCATGGGTGGAACAGGGCCAGCCAATCGCCAATGGCAGGGCCGACATCATTACCGGGCCCGGGCGCCTTGTGCGCGATGTCGCGACCTTCTACCGGGTGGGGGATGTGGTGTCCGGCAGCAACCTTGCCATTCGGCTGGAATCGTTGAAGGCACGGCTGCTCCGCCAGAGCCAGCCGGCGATGATCCTGATCGTCTCGGCTGAGCGTCGCGACGACCTGTCTGCGCGCCCGGCGATCGATGCGCTGCTGCGCGATGCCGGCGGCGCAAGGCGGCTGTCCGAAACCATTCTGGTGGGGCGCTGA
- a CDS encoding AAA family ATPase, whose translation MTMHDPIKSPDKSEGTPSLIERAAQMYDFRKALSPQTPALPAEPEVAPQAAPTAPTPPAAPAAPTVAATPVAAAPAAPVPAPQPVLPAEPVAVAAAVAPPVRPRAPSLPEAKVDRDVLRESAFIVPDGPVTSISEEFRIVKRRLLASVQAEANAGLGVAAQRILICSANPGDGKTYSAINLAISIATEKDHDVLLVDADFAKPSILSSLGIAGQRGLMDALADPSVAVEDCIIPTDIPGLSVLPAGRQTNTDSEYLASARTQEVLASLTAGRPGRIVIFDSPPLLAASPAATLAQHVGHALMVVRADVTSERALRDALSLISGCNQIQLLLNGVKFSPSGRSFGSYYGYGE comes from the coding sequence ATGACCATGCACGATCCCATCAAATCGCCGGACAAATCCGAAGGCACGCCCTCGCTGATCGAGCGCGCGGCCCAGATGTACGATTTCCGCAAGGCGCTGAGCCCGCAAACCCCTGCATTGCCTGCAGAGCCCGAGGTTGCGCCCCAGGCAGCTCCGACGGCGCCCACGCCTCCCGCGGCACCGGCAGCTCCGACGGTCGCGGCAACGCCCGTCGCTGCAGCACCTGCCGCCCCGGTGCCGGCACCGCAGCCCGTGCTGCCTGCCGAACCCGTGGCTGTGGCAGCCGCCGTCGCCCCGCCGGTACGCCCGCGCGCGCCCAGCCTGCCGGAGGCCAAGGTCGACCGCGATGTGTTGCGCGAATCCGCATTCATCGTGCCCGACGGCCCGGTGACCAGCATCTCGGAAGAGTTTCGCATCGTCAAACGCCGCCTGCTCGCCAGTGTGCAGGCAGAGGCCAATGCCGGGCTGGGTGTCGCAGCCCAGCGCATCCTGATCTGCTCGGCCAATCCGGGCGACGGCAAGACCTATAGCGCGATCAACCTCGCGATTTCGATCGCGACCGAAAAGGACCATGACGTCCTGCTGGTCGATGCCGATTTCGCCAAGCCCAGCATCCTGTCCTCGCTCGGCATTGCCGGGCAGCGCGGGTTGATGGATGCCCTGGCCGATCCTTCGGTGGCGGTGGAAGATTGCATCATCCCCACCGACATTCCGGGCCTTTCGGTGCTGCCAGCCGGTCGTCAGACCAACACGGACAGCGAATATCTCGCCTCGGCGCGGACCCAGGAGGTGCTCGCCAGCCTGACCGCTGGACGGCCGGGTCGGATCGTGATCTTCGATTCGCCGCCGCTGCTCGCCGCATCGCCCGCAGCGACGCTCGCCCAGCATGTCGGCCATGCGCTGATGGTGGTGCGCGCCGATGTGACCAGCGAGCGCGCTCTGCGCGACGCGCTCAGCCTGATTTCGGGATGCAACCAGATTCAGCTGCTGCTCAACGGGGTGAAATTCTCCCCCTCGGGCCGAAGCTTCGGATCCTATTACGGATATGGAGAATGA
- a CDS encoding DUF3473 domain-containing protein translates to MREASLGQQRAADRRIVNGLSVDVEEYFQVGAFENTIAPQDWDGIASRVEFNTGAVLDLFARCGVKATFFTLGWVAHRYPALIRRIIAEGHEIASHGWDHTRVFTMTPDQFAQDIDKARKALEDAGGVAIRGYRAPSFSIDQRTPWAHPILAERGYAYSSSVAPIAHDHYGWREAPRFAFRPVADSDLIELPVTTVQLGERRFGAGGGGFFRILPYALSRWALRRVNATDGQPAIFYFHPWEVDPDQPRVEGAPMRSRLRHYTRLDAMAGKLEQLTRDFSWCRIDEIALPLAAGRL, encoded by the coding sequence GTGCGCGAAGCATCGCTGGGCCAGCAACGCGCCGCTGACAGGCGCATCGTCAACGGCCTGTCGGTCGATGTCGAAGAATATTTTCAGGTGGGCGCGTTCGAGAACACGATCGCGCCGCAGGATTGGGATGGCATTGCCAGCCGGGTGGAGTTCAACACCGGCGCGGTGCTCGACCTGTTCGCGCGCTGCGGCGTCAAGGCGACCTTTTTCACGCTGGGCTGGGTGGCGCACCGCTATCCGGCGCTGATCCGCCGCATCATCGCAGAGGGGCATGAGATCGCCAGCCATGGCTGGGACCACACCCGCGTCTTCACCATGACCCCCGACCAGTTTGCGCAAGATATCGACAAGGCGCGCAAGGCGCTAGAAGATGCAGGCGGCGTTGCCATCAGGGGCTATCGCGCGCCCAGCTTCTCGATCGACCAGCGCACGCCCTGGGCGCACCCGATCCTGGCCGAACGCGGCTATGCCTATTCGTCGAGCGTCGCCCCGATCGCGCACGACCATTATGGTTGGCGCGAGGCACCGCGCTTTGCCTTTCGTCCCGTCGCAGACTCCGACCTGATCGAGCTGCCGGTCACTACCGTGCAGCTGGGCGAACGCCGGTTCGGGGCAGGGGGAGGCGGGTTCTTCCGCATCCTTCCTTACGCGTTGTCGCGCTGGGCGCTGCGCCGCGTCAACGCGACCGACGGCCAGCCCGCGATCTTCTATTTCCATCCCTGGGAGGTTGATCCCGACCAGCCGCGTGTCGAAGGCGCGCCGATGCGCTCGCGCTTGCGGCACTATACCAGGCTCGATGCGATGGCGGGCAAGCTGGAGCAACTGACCCGCGATTTCAGCTGGTGCCGGATCGACGAGATCGCGCTGCCGCTTGCGGCCGGAAGGCTGTGA
- a CDS encoding XrtA-associated ATPase, with amino-acid sequence MFETHYGLSGRPFQLTPDPRFYFESATHRKAMSYLGYGLAQGEGFIIITGEIGAGKSTLVAHLMQTVDKARLTAAQIVTTQLKGDDLLHMVASSFGVATAGLDKTGTLAAIEHFLHTEARAGRRCLLVVDESQNLPMAALEELRMLSNFQLGSHPLLQIFLLGQPEFRAMVQGSPGLEQLRQRIIATHHLGAMEQHELQPYVEHRMTLVGWTGRPAFAEDVWARMFSETGGIPRKVNMLINRVLLMAAVDNRDTVDAALIDAVLADLAMDSMSDEDWQNEAMLASAARHAENAAPVAPAPAPAAPLAAAAIPEVSRTDFNHFVREVRAFATEQQDARALLVQELQAALDRVDALEARPAPTVDVEPLEQRIAALEKLQAEQQKALHRVLALLVGWVEDDSAGMWPQGRAA; translated from the coding sequence ATGTTTGAAACCCATTATGGCCTCAGCGGACGACCATTTCAGCTGACCCCGGACCCGCGCTTCTACTTCGAGAGCGCGACGCACCGCAAGGCGATGTCCTATCTGGGCTATGGCCTGGCGCAGGGCGAGGGCTTCATTATCATCACCGGCGAGATCGGCGCGGGCAAGTCGACGCTGGTCGCGCATCTTATGCAGACGGTGGACAAGGCCCGGCTGACCGCCGCACAGATCGTCACCACGCAGCTCAAGGGCGATGACCTGCTGCACATGGTGGCGAGCAGCTTCGGCGTGGCCACTGCGGGTCTCGACAAGACCGGAACGCTGGCCGCGATCGAGCATTTCCTCCACACCGAGGCGCGCGCCGGTCGCCGCTGCCTGCTGGTGGTCGATGAATCGCAGAACCTGCCGATGGCCGCGCTCGAAGAGCTGCGCATGCTGTCGAACTTCCAGCTGGGCAGCCACCCGCTGCTGCAGATCTTCCTGCTCGGCCAGCCCGAATTCCGCGCCATGGTGCAGGGTTCGCCCGGTCTGGAACAGCTGCGCCAGCGGATCATCGCGACGCACCATCTGGGCGCTATGGAGCAGCACGAGCTTCAGCCTTATGTCGAGCATCGGATGACGCTGGTCGGCTGGACCGGTCGCCCGGCCTTTGCCGAGGATGTCTGGGCGCGGATGTTCTCAGAGACCGGCGGGATTCCGCGCAAGGTCAACATGCTGATCAACCGCGTGCTGCTGATGGCGGCGGTGGACAATCGCGATACCGTCGATGCCGCGCTGATCGATGCCGTGCTGGCCGATCTGGCGATGGATTCGATGAGCGACGAGGATTGGCAGAACGAGGCCATGCTGGCGAGCGCCGCCCGCCATGCCGAGAATGCCGCCCCTGTCGCGCCCGCGCCTGCGCCTGCTGCGCCGCTTGCAGCTGCAGCGATCCCGGAAGTCAGCCGCACCGACTTCAACCATTTCGTGCGCGAAGTGCGCGCCTTTGCTACCGAGCAACAGGATGCGCGCGCGCTGCTGGTGCAGGAACTGCAGGCGGCGCTCGACCGCGTCGATGCGCTGGAGGCCCGTCCTGCTCCGACCGTCGATGTCGAACCGCTGGAACAGCGGATCGCGGCGCTGGAAAAGCTGCAGGCCGAACAGCAAAAGGCGCTGCATCGTGTGCTTGCGCTGCTGGTCGGCTGGGTCGAGGATGATTCTGCAGGCATGTGGCCCCAGGGGCGTGCAGCCTGA